Genomic segment of Leptospira perdikensis:
TTTCAATCCATTGCTATGGTTGAATTAGTTCATATTACAAATAACCCGGCCACGATGACAGTAGAGACCATTGGGGACTTGGCTGATCCCCGAGGCAAACAAACGCAAACCATCTCACATCCATCGGGTAAGGTGGTTATTTTCGGCGGGGAAAGATCTGATGTGACAGGGCCGATGCCGAATGATTTTAATGCTTACGCTTTGGATTCAATTGCAATTTATGATATCAGTTCCAAAACCCTTTCTAGTTCCTCAGCTAAACTTTATAAAAGATTTAATCATTTTTCTCATGAATTGAATAATGGTGAGATATTAATCTTTGGTGGAGTTAATTCTCGTCTAGATACCAGCCAACCGGTGTTACGTGCTCAGATTTACAACCCGGTTACAGATACCATTCGAGATCATAAAAATTTATTATTTGGAAGGGAATGGGGTTCATCTTTTGTTTTTCCATATGGGAAAGACCAACTTATCATTGCGGGGGGATTAGAATACAGGACTGTTAATGGTTCCACTTTTGATTCGATTCATGATACAGAGTCATGGTCGGAATCAATCAATCGATTCTATATGACAAGTCGCTCCTTAAATGCTCGCTGGGAAGGATGTGAGATTCGTTATTCTTCGACTAGTGGTGGTGGGGGTATGATCCTTGGTGGTAGGATTGGTGAAATCCTTGGAAACACGGAGGAATATAGTTTTGAATAAATTATTTTCTTTCTTATTTCTGTTTTTAATTGGCTGTATGTTTCCTTCCGAATATCGAAATTTGTACGATCAAAAATCGGTAGAGGGAATCTTCATGAATGCATTTTTTTATTCAAATCCCTTTAGTTGTAATACAAATACAAATGGGAAATCTCTTGGTAATGTAGATCAGATTCTTCTGCAATGTAACAGAGAACTTGCAAGTTTAGATACTAACTATCTTGCAGAGTCTAACCAAAGTGTTTTTTCAAACATTCAATTTTCTAAAATTGATTCTGATCGACTGCTGATCACTTTTGATCCTTTAACATCTGATGGTCGTTATGAATTGCATCTCTCTGGGATTGTTTCGTATGCGGGAGAAACTTTGCTTGATGATAGACTCCCCATTATCATCGACACACAAATCCCGACGGTTACTCTGAACGGATATATACCCATTACAGATTATACTTTTTTTTCTTCCAGATACTGGGATTTTATTAGTTCGGAACCATTGGCCAATTTTGCACCACCAATCCTTAGCGGATCCCTGGCTTCTTCTGTAGTACTGCGTTCCGTACAAAAAGTAACTGAAACAACTTACCGAGTATACTTTGAAACCAATTTTACTTCGAACGGACCAGGTTCGCTTACCTTACAATTTTCGAATTCAAAGGACAATGCATCCAATGTTGTTTCAAATTCCCTTACAGTCCAATTCATTGGACTTGTACAGGGTCCATACTTAAACCATGGTAGATCTGAATTTGATGCGTTTCAAAACGACAATGGCGACGTAATTGCTATTTACGGATATCATTCTAGTGCTGAAATTTTAAGAAAAGGAGCCACTAGTTTTGTCCTGACAAATCCGAGCTTACCAGAAAGTCTTCGCGGGGAAAGGGGGGTCATGTTGGATGGAAAAAACCTACTCATCACTGGAGGACTTCAATCTGCAACTGCTTATGCATCAACTACTAGTTATATTTTTGATACAGAAACAACAGCCTTTACTCCTACTGGGAGTATGAACGGACCCAGACATTTACATAATATAGTAAAACTTCAAGATGGAAAAGTGATCATACTTGGTGGGATTCGCGATTATGCACCTACACCACCCGCATTTTTTACTTCCTCGAATACTGCTGAGTTGTATGATCCGGCAACAGGTACCTTTAGGGAAATTACGAATCGAATGATGACACCAAGATCGTTTTCTTGTTCTGTATTACTAGATGATGGTAGGGTTCTCGTGATTGGTGGGACAGACGGGATTTTTGCACCCAAAGATACGACGGAGTTTTATGATCCAAATACCGAAACTTTTTCATGGGGTCCAACGTTACCAGTTCCTGTTGGTGCGTTAAAATGTATGAAATTGTTAGATGGGAATGTTTTGATTTATGGTGCGCAGTTGTCCAACTTAAACAACTCTACAATGTTATTTGATAAAACAAGGAATCAAATATTCACAATAGCAAATTCAAAAATCCGCAGGGAATGGAGTATTGCATCTGAACTTCCCGATGGAGGGATTTTGTTTTATGGTGGGGGTTATCGTTACAATACGAGTGAACCAAGTCGAACTATGGAAAAACTAGATTACGGAAAGAGTAATAGCTTTTTTGATATGGGTATGTCCAAACATAGTGTATGTAAACATAGTGGGGTCAAATTTTCTGATGGGACCTTGTTTTTTCTCGGTGGAGAAGTTGGTGGATTGTTCCATCACGAAACAGAATACTACGGACTCTCTCATTAAAATTTATGCCTCACGATAATGGTCGTATTTACGGCTCCTTCAAAAAAATTTGTATTCCCGAACTGGATTTAAAACAAGAACTAGAATCGATTTTTCCCAATTTGATTTCATTGAAAAAAGATTGGGAAGCGGGTCAGATATCCGACAGCCAACTTAGTTTTCAAATTGTTTTGTTATATTTAGAACGCAGAGTTAAAAAACATCCCTTCCTTAGAATGGGGAAACCATTACCAAACCGAACCCAATCTAAAGAATTTTTAGAAGTTGTTAGATTTTATGGAATGCCAGACACCGTACGATTTGCACTTTGGAAATGGCATATTGGTGAATGGGACATCCGTTTGATTGATTACAATCCGAGTTCCTTGGAAATGTTGGAATCACAAAGTAGGGGTTATCGATATGCAACTATTTGTTGGGATCATGCTATGGATGGTAGTTTAGTTGAGGGTAAACGAGACGCATTTGAACATCTGCTTCACGATTTGGCACATGCATATATGTTCTTTCGAGAAGATTATGATTTTGAAGGTCAGAAACAATTTTTTGGTGAGATGTGGTTGGACTATCCGAAATACGAGTCAGTCTTAGAATCAAATCCGATTTTTCGATCTAAATTTGAATATTGTATTTCTGATATGAATTCGCATCCTGCACATTTAACTTCTTATTGGAATGCCATACGTAGGGAAGCGGGAATTCCCATTCATTCCGATCTTAGAGTTTAGGATTGTTTTTGTGTCGATTGATATCGCGTTTTGTATTTTTTTGAATCGTGGTTTGGATGGCATCTTGCAAAGAGATCCCCATCTGGTTTGCTAAACAAGTCAGTACAAATAAAATGTCACCAATTTCACCGGGGATATTGTCTGCAGACTCTCCAACTTTGAAAGACTGATCTCCGAATTTTCTTGCCATAAGCCTAGAAAGTTCACCTACTTCTTCCATTAGGATCGATAAATTAGTGAGTTCGGAAAAATATCTAACCCCAATGGTCTGAATCCAATCATCAACCTCGGACTGTAATTGGTTTAGAGTGATATCATCGTTTCCCAAGTTTTTTCTCCAACGCATCAGCAAGGATTCCAGAAAATTCTTTCATACCCGCTTCATTTAAATGGATTAAATCAAAACAGTATTTGCCGTTAGTGGCACCGAGGGAATCTTGTAGATCCATTTGGTCTAAAGTTTGGTGGGAAGATAAGGCTTCCGCCAATCCATCTTGCCATACTTTCATTCTACCTGCATTGTTTACTTTTCGAATCACATCGGAATAAGGTGCGAAGACATTGATGATATGGATGTTTTGGTTCCCAATAAAATCATACATTTTTTTTAATCTTCTAAAATACCTTTTGGTATCTTCTGTGGCATTTGAATCTTGTGGGACTACACTGGCAATACCACAAGTTTCAAATAACATTCGTCTATGGTCTGGGTTGGAAGCTTTAGGTATTTCCAATGGAAGATTTAAGGCCAGTCGGTTCAAACAATCATCTACACTAGATAGATTGTATTCATCAATCGATTCAGGATGATTGTTTTCATAATCCCAAGGATTAGTATTTGGGTTTTTATTATTTCTGGAAATTGCTTTTAGTCGCTCATTGAAATTGATAACAAAGTCAGACAAATCTTTACGATACGCAACTGATTTGAAGATAAGATATAGGTAGTTTGGAAATTGGAGATTGTATTCAAAATTGAGAACGGTTGGGATTGCTTTAAAATTTCCAAGTTCAGATAACATCGCCAAGGTAGGGTCTACGACATAGTTTCTATCAACCCAAGGCATACCTGGTTCCATAACGTGTAGGATGATTTTTACATTGGGAAACTTTTGTAAATATTCTTCTAAAATTCTGTGTTGAACAACAAGTTCGGAGCCACGGACTGCAATCGATTGAGTTTTCCAACCTGATTTTTGGAGTTTTTCATTGAGGATCCGAACACTAATCCCTTCAAAGGCAACGGAGGTCCCGACAATCAAAATATCTGGATCTAAAACATCTCGTTTGGATACAACATGTTCGGTAACCCGGTTGATATTGGATGCGTAGGAATTCTTCTTTAAGAAAGGTTTGTAAAATCCAAATTGAAGTATGGTTTCGAATGTTAGTAAAAACAAAATTGCCACTACTAACTTTTTATCAGTAAGAAATGAGATGGTTTCTTTTAGTAAGTTCATAATTAAA
This window contains:
- a CDS encoding Kelch repeat-containing protein, with the translated sequence MFPSEYRNLYDQKSVEGIFMNAFFYSNPFSCNTNTNGKSLGNVDQILLQCNRELASLDTNYLAESNQSVFSNIQFSKIDSDRLLITFDPLTSDGRYELHLSGIVSYAGETLLDDRLPIIIDTQIPTVTLNGYIPITDYTFFSSRYWDFISSEPLANFAPPILSGSLASSVVLRSVQKVTETTYRVYFETNFTSNGPGSLTLQFSNSKDNASNVVSNSLTVQFIGLVQGPYLNHGRSEFDAFQNDNGDVIAIYGYHSSAEILRKGATSFVLTNPSLPESLRGERGVMLDGKNLLITGGLQSATAYASTTSYIFDTETTAFTPTGSMNGPRHLHNIVKLQDGKVIILGGIRDYAPTPPAFFTSSNTAELYDPATGTFREITNRMMTPRSFSCSVLLDDGRVLVIGGTDGIFAPKDTTEFYDPNTETFSWGPTLPVPVGALKCMKLLDGNVLIYGAQLSNLNNSTMLFDKTRNQIFTIANSKIRREWSIASELPDGGILFYGGGYRYNTSEPSRTMEKLDYGKSNSFFDMGMSKHSVCKHSGVKFSDGTLFFLGGEVGGLFHHETEYYGLSH
- a CDS encoding nucleotide pyrophosphohydrolase — encoded protein: MRWRKNLGNDDITLNQLQSEVDDWIQTIGVRYFSELTNLSILMEEVGELSRLMARKFGDQSFKVGESADNIPGEIGDILFVLTCLANQMGISLQDAIQTTIQKNTKRDINRHKNNPKL
- a CDS encoding SGNH/GDSL hydrolase family protein, translating into MNLLKETISFLTDKKLVVAILFLLTFETILQFGFYKPFLKKNSYASNINRVTEHVVSKRDVLDPDILIVGTSVAFEGISVRILNEKLQKSGWKTQSIAVRGSELVVQHRILEEYLQKFPNVKIILHVMEPGMPWVDRNYVVDPTLAMLSELGNFKAIPTVLNFEYNLQFPNYLYLIFKSVAYRKDLSDFVINFNERLKAISRNNKNPNTNPWDYENNHPESIDEYNLSSVDDCLNRLALNLPLEIPKASNPDHRRMLFETCGIASVVPQDSNATEDTKRYFRRLKKMYDFIGNQNIHIINVFAPYSDVIRKVNNAGRMKVWQDGLAEALSSHQTLDQMDLQDSLGATNGKYCFDLIHLNEAGMKEFSGILADALEKKLGKR